A genomic segment from Roseibium algicola encodes:
- a CDS encoding TRAP transporter small permease subunit produces MNTIDPGGRSVSERPVTYIRFDGWLAHVENAFNLFAAGAILALMLLAVLQVVGRLGFNTPVPGFIDITEQAMAIFAFAGIAYCQRVGGHIRMEIVLGRLSGRTLYICEMLGVILIAFTVALLIWGSWYHFDRSWTIGDSTMDIRLPTWPSKLMVPVALSLLFLRLCMQIYGYARLVVNPSREAYCVPMIEGVEEHAKHEIEEAFGDDVEEGGAR; encoded by the coding sequence ATGAACACAATCGATCCCGGAGGACGTTCCGTTTCGGAGCGCCCGGTCACCTATATCCGCTTTGACGGCTGGCTCGCTCACGTCGAGAATGCCTTCAACCTGTTTGCCGCAGGAGCCATCCTGGCCTTGATGCTGCTGGCTGTCCTTCAGGTTGTCGGCCGCCTGGGCTTCAACACCCCGGTACCCGGCTTCATCGACATCACCGAACAGGCAATGGCCATCTTCGCTTTCGCCGGTATTGCCTATTGCCAACGCGTCGGGGGCCATATCCGCATGGAGATCGTGCTCGGCCGGCTCAGCGGCCGGACGCTTTACATCTGCGAAATGCTGGGTGTCATCCTGATCGCCTTCACGGTCGCGCTCCTGATCTGGGGCTCCTGGTACCATTTCGACCGGTCCTGGACGATCGGCGACAGCACCATGGATATCCGCCTGCCAACCTGGCCGTCCAAGCTGATGGTTCCGGTCGCGCTCAGTCTCCTGTTCCTGCGCCTGTGCATGCAGATCTACGGGTACGCCCGTCTGGTCGTGAACCCGTCTCGTGAAGCCTATTGCGTGCCGATGATCGAGGGTGTCGAGGAACACGCCAAACACGAGATCGAAGAAGCCTTTGGCGATGACGTGGAAGAAGGAGGCGCGCGATGA
- a CDS encoding sensor histidine kinase, whose protein sequence is MSNRWLYLALPPFLLVAVAFMLVQLFMELDEDSVDRKAAERLTLYRQTILGEYQKYRYLPYMIARDPRATSALGLGQPSESANRFLQEMAENSGVDLLYVMNAEGTTLASSNWQEDLSLVGRNYGFRPYFSAAIEGEEGRFFAIGATSDEPGLFLARPTPVSGKPVGVAVVKVDMGPLEEAWAEGGETVFASDANGVIFLSSQPDWRYRTLTALPQEVRQMIEATRQYAGRELSPVSDSLDQERQQLVIDGKNYRHNSADVGLLGWTLHFLVPVEETRKSVLPIWAATISLCLVYAVIVLVLRGRRLRQASALLRQESAGLKELNTRLVEEIQERRRVEKELLEAQRGLARSSRLAAVGEMSAAVVHELSQPLAALRMFVAGTRKFLEKGDTETASENLDEIDSLQMRMASLTQELKRFARPGESRIEKIDLTESVRTAEKIVRPRFEETGCLLKLDLPPDPLEAETAPLRIEQILVNLLRNGADATAGEEAGEVKLHAERQGTELVLAISDNGPGIPEDLKERIFDPFFSTKTSSGGMGLGLAISMRLAEDLGGSLSVRANTPKGAVFELRLPALSGEKASERASDSAGDRASGTRTEREPEAAE, encoded by the coding sequence ATGTCAAACCGCTGGCTCTATCTGGCCCTGCCACCGTTCCTGCTCGTGGCTGTCGCCTTCATGCTGGTTCAGCTCTTCATGGAGCTGGATGAGGACAGCGTTGACAGGAAGGCCGCCGAGCGGCTGACGCTTTATCGCCAGACGATTTTGGGCGAATATCAGAAGTACCGCTATCTGCCTTACATGATTGCGCGGGATCCCCGCGCAACGTCAGCGCTGGGCCTTGGCCAGCCATCGGAAAGCGCCAATCGGTTCCTGCAGGAAATGGCCGAAAATTCAGGCGTGGATCTGCTCTATGTCATGAATGCTGAAGGCACGACCCTGGCGTCCAGCAACTGGCAGGAAGACTTGTCGCTGGTCGGCCGAAACTACGGTTTCAGGCCTTATTTTTCAGCCGCCATTGAAGGCGAGGAAGGTCGCTTCTTTGCAATCGGCGCGACCTCGGACGAGCCGGGCTTGTTCCTGGCACGGCCGACGCCGGTCAGCGGCAAGCCGGTTGGTGTGGCTGTGGTCAAGGTGGACATGGGCCCCCTGGAAGAAGCCTGGGCCGAAGGTGGTGAGACCGTCTTTGCCTCCGACGCCAATGGCGTGATTTTCCTGTCGAGCCAGCCCGATTGGCGCTACCGGACGTTGACGGCGCTGCCGCAGGAGGTGCGCCAGATGATTGAGGCAACGCGCCAGTATGCCGGTCGGGAATTGTCCCCGGTCAGCGATAGTTTGGATCAGGAAAGACAGCAGCTCGTCATCGACGGCAAGAACTACCGGCACAATTCGGCGGATGTCGGCCTGCTTGGCTGGACCCTGCATTTCCTGGTCCCGGTGGAAGAGACCCGCAAGAGCGTGCTGCCGATCTGGGCGGCAACCATTTCGCTCTGCCTTGTATATGCGGTCATTGTCCTTGTACTGCGCGGTCGGCGTCTGCGCCAGGCCTCCGCGTTGCTGCGTCAGGAATCGGCCGGACTGAAAGAGCTGAACACCCGTCTGGTGGAGGAGATTCAGGAACGGCGGCGCGTTGAAAAAGAGCTTCTGGAAGCACAGCGCGGCCTTGCCCGCTCCAGCCGTCTGGCGGCTGTGGGCGAAATGTCCGCGGCAGTCGTGCACGAACTCAGCCAGCCGCTGGCGGCCTTGCGCATGTTCGTTGCCGGAACACGCAAGTTCCTGGAAAAGGGCGACACGGAAACCGCCTCGGAAAACCTTGACGAAATCGATTCCCTGCAGATGCGCATGGCCAGCCTCACGCAGGAACTGAAGCGCTTTGCGCGGCCCGGTGAAAGCCGTATCGAGAAGATTGACCTGACAGAAAGTGTCCGGACCGCCGAAAAGATCGTGCGGCCCCGGTTTGAAGAGACCGGCTGCCTTTTGAAACTGGACCTTCCGCCCGATCCGCTGGAGGCGGAAACCGCTCCGCTCAGGATCGAGCAGATCCTGGTCAATCTCTTGCGCAACGGTGCCGATGCAACGGCGGGCGAAGAGGCCGGTGAAGTCAAACTGCACGCGGAACGGCAAGGGACAGAGCTGGTGCTGGCAATTTCCGATAACGGCCCCGGCATCCCGGAGGACCTGAAGGAACGGATCTTCGACCCGTTCTTTTCCACCAAGACCAGCAGCGGGGGCATGGGGCTCGGCCTTGCCATATCGATGCGGCTCGCGGAGGACCTGGGCGGCAGCTTGTCGGTGCGTGCAAACACCCCCAAGGGTGCTGTGTTCGAATTGCGTCTGCCTGCCTTGTCCGGCGAGAAAGCCAGTGAAAGAGCCAGTGACAGCGCCGGTGACAGGGCCTCCGGCACCAGGACCGAACGGGAACCAGAAGCCGCAGAATGA
- a CDS encoding bifunctional acetate--CoA ligase family protein/GNAT family N-acetyltransferase — protein MTIRNLDGFFAPGSIAIIGPCRHPGVLTSKLISCLQDIEAGHPVTLVGIDEDVPFKGRKVARLADLEKMPDLAIYLAKAEALPEKIRILAAGGTKAVLIPSPGFETWPEELLQECREAAQATNLRLIGPGTLGLAVPARGLNALLSAERPEKGEVAFFARSGTVLNATLSWAKTHNTGFSAVVSLGARMDVDISDLIDYFAQDYHTRAIVLHLEGIAVPRKFISAARAAARSKPVIVIRSGKSRDTGGSGRTHAGRLARTDRVYETVFRRTGLLRVHDLDEMFEALETLSHIRVPRCDKLAVIANGRSLASLAVDRLMDLGGSFAELGTETRTALEDTSRSHAGLSVTPAADGSVILKENVTPEQITEAIVTVLKDPNVDGAVVLQAASAFQPLSAIAKAIADAAALDRRRTGRRKALVAGLIGGDGATRAALSQARIPNYASPAEAARSLMHLAHDAQAREFLMAAPASLPSTFSPDVARARGIVTAALQEDRTWLSPPEVVSVLEAYDLPIMATAMATTPEEAGKLSEPFFKTAAHCVAKLISPDLPFKSRIDGVRLGLESPEAVRHAAQELIEKTRRDYPDARIAGLSIHPMLEDRHGLELYMGVAETQDFGPVLVFGHGGTAIEESEDVALELPPLDLNLAEALISRTRIARLLDGGPARPALDKAALAQALVKLSQITIDIPEIQELDINPLVALPSGLIGLDARMTLCHPEKRPGRAGSSRLAIAPYPQEWEQTLELKDGHEIFIRPVRPEDEDLFKTFFEQVTPEDLRLRFFAPVRDFSHRFLSRLTQLDYARAIAFAAIEPKDGSLLGVVRLHADPDHQTGEYAIMVRSDLKGQGLGWTLMKLLIRYAREDGIEVIKGEVLKENTSMISMCQSLGFSVGTSPDDPGIALVTLPVAEVPEQI, from the coding sequence ATGACCATTCGCAACCTCGACGGTTTCTTTGCGCCAGGATCGATAGCCATTATCGGCCCTTGCAGGCATCCGGGCGTCCTGACCAGCAAGTTGATTTCCTGCCTGCAGGATATCGAGGCCGGCCATCCGGTAACGCTCGTCGGGATCGACGAGGATGTCCCTTTCAAGGGCCGAAAGGTCGCTCGGCTGGCCGATCTGGAGAAAATGCCGGATCTGGCAATTTATCTCGCCAAAGCGGAAGCGCTGCCGGAAAAGATCCGGATCCTTGCTGCCGGTGGAACCAAGGCCGTGCTTATCCCTTCGCCCGGATTTGAAACTTGGCCTGAAGAGTTGCTTCAGGAGTGCCGCGAAGCCGCGCAGGCGACGAACTTGCGACTTATCGGACCAGGCACGCTTGGCCTTGCCGTTCCCGCCAGGGGACTTAACGCACTCCTCAGCGCGGAGCGCCCCGAAAAGGGGGAAGTCGCGTTTTTCGCTCGTTCCGGTACCGTGCTCAATGCAACGCTTTCCTGGGCGAAGACCCACAACACCGGATTTTCCGCTGTCGTTTCTCTCGGCGCGCGGATGGATGTCGATATCAGCGACCTGATCGACTATTTCGCGCAGGACTATCATACCCGTGCGATCGTGCTTCACCTGGAAGGCATCGCGGTCCCGCGAAAGTTCATTTCCGCCGCCAGGGCAGCTGCCCGCAGCAAGCCGGTAATCGTGATCCGCTCCGGCAAGAGCCGGGATACAGGCGGCTCGGGCAGAACCCACGCCGGGCGACTCGCACGAACTGACCGGGTCTATGAGACCGTGTTTCGCCGCACCGGCCTTTTGCGGGTGCATGATCTTGACGAGATGTTCGAGGCACTGGAAACCCTCTCCCACATTCGCGTTCCCCGCTGCGACAAGCTTGCCGTCATTGCGAACGGGCGCAGTCTTGCCAGTCTTGCCGTCGACAGGCTGATGGATCTGGGCGGCTCCTTCGCCGAGCTTGGCACCGAAACTCGAACAGCCCTTGAAGACACCAGCCGGAGCCATGCCGGCCTGTCGGTGACACCCGCTGCCGATGGTTCGGTAATCCTGAAGGAGAACGTGACACCGGAACAGATCACCGAGGCAATCGTCACGGTGTTGAAAGATCCGAATGTGGATGGTGCGGTCGTGCTTCAGGCTGCCAGTGCCTTCCAGCCCTTGTCGGCCATCGCAAAGGCAATTGCCGATGCGGCGGCACTGGACAGGCGACGCACCGGGCGGCGCAAGGCCCTTGTCGCCGGTCTTATCGGTGGTGATGGGGCAACGCGTGCTGCCCTTTCCCAAGCGCGCATCCCGAACTATGCCAGCCCGGCAGAGGCTGCCCGCAGCCTGATGCATCTGGCGCATGATGCGCAGGCGCGCGAATTCCTTATGGCGGCCCCGGCCAGCCTGCCCAGCACGTTTTCACCTGATGTTGCGCGGGCACGCGGCATTGTCACAGCGGCGCTACAGGAAGACCGCACCTGGCTCAGCCCGCCGGAAGTGGTCTCCGTTCTGGAAGCATATGATCTGCCGATCATGGCAACCGCCATGGCGACAACGCCAGAGGAAGCCGGCAAACTGTCGGAGCCTTTCTTCAAGACCGCGGCTCATTGCGTTGCCAAGCTGATTTCACCGGATCTGCCGTTCAAGTCGCGCATCGATGGTGTGCGGCTGGGGCTGGAAAGCCCTGAAGCCGTCCGTCACGCGGCACAAGAACTGATCGAAAAGACCAGACGGGACTACCCGGACGCCCGGATCGCCGGGCTCTCCATTCATCCGATGCTGGAAGACCGGCACGGGCTGGAACTTTATATGGGCGTTGCCGAAACACAGGACTTCGGCCCGGTCCTGGTGTTCGGCCATGGTGGTACCGCAATCGAGGAAAGCGAAGACGTCGCGCTGGAATTGCCGCCGCTGGATCTCAATCTGGCAGAAGCACTGATTTCCCGCACACGAATTGCCAGGCTTCTGGATGGCGGACCGGCGCGCCCAGCCCTCGACAAGGCAGCCCTTGCCCAGGCGCTGGTGAAACTCTCCCAGATCACCATCGATATTCCCGAGATACAGGAACTCGACATCAACCCACTGGTTGCCCTGCCGAGCGGGCTTATCGGGCTCGATGCCCGCATGACGTTGTGCCATCCGGAAAAGCGACCGGGACGTGCCGGCAGTTCCCGCCTGGCCATCGCCCCCTATCCCCAGGAATGGGAACAGACACTTGAGTTGAAGGATGGGCACGAGATCTTCATCCGGCCCGTGCGCCCGGAGGACGAGGACCTGTTCAAGACGTTTTTCGAGCAGGTAACACCCGAAGACCTGCGCCTAAGGTTCTTTGCACCTGTGCGCGATTTCAGCCACAGGTTCCTGTCCCGGCTGACGCAGCTCGACTATGCCCGCGCAATCGCCTTTGCTGCCATCGAACCCAAAGACGGCAGTTTGCTCGGCGTCGTCCGCCTGCACGCGGATCCCGACCATCAAACCGGCGAATACGCGATCATGGTCCGCTCCGACCTGAAGGGACAGGGCCTCGGCTGGACCTTGATGAAACTGCTCATTCGCTACGCCAGGGAAGACGGCATCGAGGTCATCAAGGGCGAGGTTCTGAAAGAAAACACCTCGATGATCTCCATGTGCCAGTCGCTCGGCTTTTCCGTCGGCACTTCTCCGGACGATCCCGGCATAGCCCTCGTGACGCTGCCTGTGGCGGAAGTGCCGGAACAAATCTGA
- a CDS encoding universal stress protein has translation MPIKDILTVLDLAGDQPAAKYALEFGRNYDAHVTGLAVSFEPVVPAFAAAPMPVDYLQAAHEQAVAAATEAKKEFDELARLAGVKSESRLAEILTGGPLENVLVHCRPTDLVVIGQANPDKPEPMRELLIETVLFESGVPVLLVPYIGSKSFQPKNVLVGWDGSSTATRAIHAALPVLEKAEKITVLVVEKKATKATGQPGADVANYLARHNMDVTVEVVTNPQAGIADTVLNHVSDNSNDLVVMGGYGHSRMREFLFGGATREILEAMTVPVLMAH, from the coding sequence ATGCCTATCAAAGATATTTTGACCGTTCTGGATCTCGCAGGTGACCAGCCGGCCGCCAAATACGCCCTGGAATTCGGCCGAAACTACGATGCCCATGTCACCGGACTGGCTGTGTCGTTCGAGCCGGTCGTTCCCGCATTCGCGGCCGCGCCGATGCCGGTCGACTATTTGCAGGCAGCACACGAACAGGCGGTTGCCGCGGCCACCGAGGCCAAGAAGGAATTCGACGAGCTGGCCCGTCTGGCAGGTGTGAAGAGCGAAAGCAGGCTCGCGGAAATCCTCACCGGCGGCCCCCTGGAAAACGTGCTGGTTCATTGCCGCCCGACAGACCTGGTGGTCATCGGTCAGGCCAATCCGGACAAGCCGGAGCCGATGCGTGAACTCTTGATCGAGACCGTCCTGTTTGAAAGCGGCGTACCGGTTCTGCTTGTGCCTTACATCGGCAGCAAATCCTTCCAGCCGAAGAACGTGCTGGTTGGCTGGGACGGCAGCTCCACCGCGACACGGGCCATCCATGCGGCTCTGCCCGTTCTGGAAAAGGCGGAGAAGATCACGGTCCTGGTCGTCGAGAAGAAAGCCACGAAAGCAACCGGCCAACCGGGTGCCGACGTCGCCAACTATCTGGCACGCCACAACATGGATGTCACCGTCGAGGTTGTCACCAACCCGCAAGCCGGCATTGCCGACACGGTGCTCAACCATGTCTCCGACAACAGCAACGATCTGGTTGTGATGGGCGGTTACGGCCACAGCCGCATGCGTGAATTCCTGTTCGGCGGGGCAACCCGGGAAATCCTGGAAGCCATGACCGTACCGGTTCTGATGGCCCATTAA
- a CDS encoding TRAP transporter large permease, translated as MTPFEVGLLMTGVLLVLVVLGVRVAFAAAFTGLVGLIVLFSLKMGFSKGFFVALQMAGTIPHSKSVTYALSVLPTFILIGFLAFYAGFTKQLFEAAKRWLGWLPGGMAVGTVFSTAGFAAVSGASVATAAVFARVAIPEMLAAGYSKRLSAAVVAAGGTLASLIPPSAILVIYAILVEQSVGKLLIAGFLPGVFSALIYVGIIVAVAAWRGDAPPVGGFTWKERFESVPGTLPIIAVVAIIFCSFFFGLATPTEAGSLGAFVVLVVAFMKGMRTKQLGQALHETAKLTVMIFTLIWGVLVYVRFLGFAGLPDAFRDFIVALDYSPWVVMVCILLAYAVLGMFMDAIGMLILTLPVVYPAVMALNGGEGVSAADSAFGMSGEACSIWFGILVVKMAELCLITPPIGLNCFVVSGVRPDIPVQEVFRGCVPFFVADVLTIAGLLAFPSIITILPELMA; from the coding sequence ATGACGCCGTTTGAAGTTGGCCTCCTGATGACCGGCGTCCTGCTGGTCCTCGTTGTCTTGGGTGTGCGTGTGGCTTTTGCCGCGGCCTTTACGGGACTGGTCGGCCTTATCGTGCTGTTCTCCCTGAAAATGGGATTCTCGAAAGGCTTCTTCGTGGCCTTGCAGATGGCCGGCACGATCCCGCATTCCAAGTCGGTCACCTATGCCCTGTCGGTGCTGCCGACATTCATTCTGATCGGCTTCCTGGCTTTCTACGCCGGGTTTACCAAGCAGCTTTTCGAAGCGGCGAAGCGCTGGCTGGGTTGGCTGCCGGGCGGCATGGCCGTGGGCACGGTGTTCTCCACCGCCGGTTTCGCAGCTGTATCAGGTGCATCTGTGGCAACGGCCGCGGTCTTTGCGCGCGTCGCCATTCCCGAAATGCTGGCCGCCGGTTATTCCAAACGACTGTCGGCTGCCGTCGTTGCCGCCGGTGGCACGCTGGCCTCGCTCATCCCGCCGTCCGCAATCCTGGTGATCTACGCCATTCTGGTGGAACAGTCGGTCGGCAAGCTCTTGATCGCCGGTTTCCTGCCGGGCGTGTTCTCGGCATTGATCTACGTCGGCATCATCGTGGCCGTTGCCGCCTGGCGTGGCGATGCACCACCGGTCGGCGGCTTTACGTGGAAAGAGCGCTTTGAAAGCGTCCCCGGAACCCTGCCGATCATCGCCGTCGTCGCGATCATCTTCTGTTCGTTCTTCTTCGGTCTGGCCACCCCGACCGAAGCCGGTTCGCTCGGAGCCTTCGTGGTGCTGGTCGTTGCGTTCATGAAAGGCATGCGCACCAAGCAGCTCGGCCAGGCCTTGCACGAGACCGCGAAACTGACGGTGATGATCTTCACCCTGATCTGGGGCGTGCTTGTCTACGTGCGGTTCCTGGGTTTCGCCGGCCTGCCGGACGCTTTCAGGGACTTCATCGTCGCCCTGGATTATTCGCCCTGGGTGGTGATGGTCTGCATCCTCCTGGCTTACGCCGTTCTCGGCATGTTCATGGATGCGATCGGCATGCTCATCCTCACGCTGCCGGTGGTCTATCCTGCGGTGATGGCGCTGAACGGCGGTGAAGGCGTGTCGGCTGCCGACAGTGCGTTCGGCATGTCGGGTGAGGCCTGTTCGATCTGGTTCGGCATTCTGGTGGTGAAGATGGCGGAACTCTGTCTGATCACACCACCGATCGGGTTGAACTGTTTCGTTGTCTCGGGAGTGCGGCCGGATATTCCGGTGCAGGAAGTTTTCCGCGGCTGCGTACCGTTCTTCGTCGCGGACGTCCTGACCATCGCAGGCCTTTTGGCATTCCCCTCGATCATCACCATCCTGCCCGAGCTGATGGCCTGA
- a CDS encoding C4-dicarboxylate TRAP transporter substrate-binding protein, translated as MLFSLKSATAVSAAALSLVFATETFAADVTWNVSLWGKRRAFTEHVEKLAEEVAAKTDGKFEIKLQYGEALSKSRENLDGISFGAFEMAQICASYHPDKNPSLTVLELPFLGVKDLDQEIKVSMKLYEHPAVKEDLGRWNAQALMPSPMPQYNFAGKGDVPSSISDFDGMRVRALGGIGQLMESVGAVPTSVTASETYQAIDSGTVAAASFAPHAHLSFKVVEVANWWTKNLNPGTVQCPVIVNIDAYNALPDDFKAALDSSVEPALAHYLETYDKVYEKWWPELESRGVTQIEFSDAELAAFAEKAGPIQAAWVEEQSANGLPAQDILDMVKSTLAE; from the coding sequence ATGCTCTTTTCACTGAAATCCGCAACCGCTGTATCCGCGGCTGCGCTGTCTCTGGTATTCGCCACCGAAACCTTCGCCGCCGACGTAACCTGGAACGTGTCGCTCTGGGGCAAGCGCCGTGCGTTTACCGAGCATGTCGAAAAGCTGGCCGAAGAAGTGGCCGCAAAGACCGACGGCAAGTTCGAAATCAAACTGCAGTACGGCGAAGCCCTGTCGAAGTCTCGCGAGAACCTCGACGGTATTTCCTTCGGTGCGTTCGAAATGGCGCAGATCTGCGCCTCCTATCACCCGGACAAGAACCCGAGCTTGACGGTTCTGGAACTGCCGTTCCTGGGCGTGAAGGACCTAGACCAGGAAATCAAGGTATCGATGAAGCTCTATGAGCATCCCGCCGTTAAGGAAGACCTTGGCCGCTGGAACGCTCAGGCTCTGATGCCTTCGCCGATGCCGCAGTACAACTTTGCTGGCAAGGGCGATGTGCCGAGCTCGATTTCCGACTTTGACGGCATGCGCGTGCGTGCCCTTGGCGGCATCGGCCAGTTGATGGAATCTGTCGGCGCGGTGCCGACCTCCGTGACCGCTTCGGAAACCTATCAGGCGATTGATTCCGGCACGGTGGCGGCTGCCAGCTTCGCACCGCATGCGCATCTGTCGTTCAAGGTGGTTGAAGTCGCCAACTGGTGGACCAAGAACCTGAACCCGGGAACCGTGCAGTGCCCGGTGATCGTGAACATCGACGCTTACAATGCCCTTCCGGACGACTTCAAGGCAGCTCTCGACAGCTCGGTTGAGCCGGCCCTGGCGCATTACCTGGAGACCTATGACAAGGTCTACGAAAAGTGGTGGCCGGAACTGGAAAGCCGCGGTGTGACGCAGATTGAGTTCTCCGATGCCGAACTGGCTGCCTTTGCCGAAAAGGCCGGTCCGATCCAGGCCGCCTGGGTGGAAGAGCAGTCCGCCAACGGTCTGCCGGCGCAGGACATCCTGGACATGGTCAAGTCGACCCTCGCGGAATAA
- a CDS encoding sigma-54-dependent transcriptional regulator — protein sequence MTDLSQKIPVLIVDDDPSMRAALRQWIRLAGFETHEVATAGQALARLSAEFRGCVVSDVMLDGEDGVSLLRKIGALDADLPVVLITGHGDVPMAVEAMRAGAYDFVEKPFDPDLIADVVRRACDRRALVLENRSLRTQLLDSAGLESRLIGNSPAMQALRQQILHFAATDAAVLITGETGTGKEVIAQALHDFSPRKAGPFMAINAAALPEAMVEAELFGHEAGAFTGADKQRTGRIEAASGGVLFLDEIVSMPLALQPKLLRVLQEKKVDRIGGTRPVDVDIRLVSAANVDPREAVRSGRLREDLLFRLNTIELRVPPLRERGRDALLLFDTFLNRFAAQYGLDAPATSARDEAFLQTYGWPGNVRELRNAAERFVLNAPVSPQPLEELVTGQRETGPVPVEGGLKELMDAYERNLIEGALRRHGGRMADVMQELNLPRRTLNEKMTRLGLSRDQANAETVEG from the coding sequence ATGACCGACCTTTCCCAGAAGATTCCAGTCCTCATCGTCGACGACGATCCGTCCATGCGCGCGGCCCTGCGGCAATGGATAAGACTTGCAGGTTTTGAAACCCATGAAGTTGCAACGGCAGGTCAGGCGCTTGCCAGATTGTCCGCCGAATTCCGGGGTTGCGTCGTTTCGGATGTGATGCTGGACGGGGAAGACGGCGTCTCGCTTCTGCGCAAGATCGGGGCGCTCGACGCGGATCTTCCAGTGGTGCTGATTACCGGTCACGGCGATGTGCCGATGGCGGTCGAGGCGATGCGGGCCGGGGCCTATGACTTTGTCGAAAAGCCGTTCGATCCAGATCTGATTGCCGACGTGGTTCGCCGGGCGTGTGACAGGCGTGCGCTTGTTCTGGAGAACCGTTCGCTACGCACGCAATTGCTCGATAGCGCGGGTCTGGAAAGCCGCCTGATCGGCAATAGCCCCGCCATGCAGGCCCTGCGCCAGCAAATCCTGCATTTTGCTGCAACGGATGCTGCGGTTCTCATTACCGGTGAAACCGGCACAGGCAAGGAAGTGATTGCCCAGGCTCTGCATGATTTCAGCCCGCGCAAGGCGGGGCCTTTCATGGCGATCAACGCGGCAGCCCTGCCGGAGGCCATGGTGGAAGCGGAGCTGTTCGGCCATGAGGCCGGCGCTTTCACCGGTGCAGACAAGCAAAGGACAGGAAGGATCGAGGCGGCAAGTGGCGGCGTCCTGTTCCTGGACGAGATTGTCTCCATGCCGCTGGCGTTGCAGCCGAAGCTGTTGCGCGTGCTGCAGGAGAAAAAGGTAGACCGTATCGGCGGCACAAGACCCGTCGATGTCGATATCCGTCTGGTCAGCGCCGCCAATGTCGACCCCAGGGAAGCTGTGCGCAGCGGACGGCTGCGCGAGGACCTGCTCTTCCGGCTGAATACGATTGAACTGCGGGTACCGCCACTGCGCGAACGAGGCCGTGATGCGCTCCTGCTGTTCGACACGTTCCTGAACCGCTTCGCCGCCCAGTATGGTCTGGATGCCCCGGCCACAAGCGCTCGCGACGAGGCGTTCCTGCAGACCTATGGCTGGCCCGGAAACGTCCGGGAGCTGCGCAACGCCGCCGAGCGCTTCGTGCTCAACGCACCGGTCTCGCCGCAGCCGCTGGAAGAACTGGTGACCGGCCAGCGGGAAACGGGACCGGTTCCCGTTGAAGGTGGACTGAAGGAGCTGATGGACGCCTATGAGCGCAACCTGATCGAAGGTGCCTTGCGTCGTCACGGTGGGCGGATGGCCGACGTGATGCAGGAACTCAACCTGCCGCGGCGAACGCTCAACGAAAAAATGACCCGCCTCGGCCTCAGCCGCGATCAGGCGAATGCCGAGACTGTCGAGGGATAG